A single genomic interval of Mangifera indica cultivar Alphonso chromosome 5, CATAS_Mindica_2.1, whole genome shotgun sequence harbors:
- the LOC123216704 gene encoding glutamate dehydrogenase, producing MNSLAATSRNFRNAARILGLDSKVERSLLIPFREIKVECTLPKDDGSLVTYVGFRVQHDNARGPMKGGIRYHPEVDPDEVNALAQLMTWKTAVADIPYGGAKGGIGCNPKELSISELERLTRVFTQKIHDLIGTHVDIPAPDMGTNAQTMAWILDEYSKFHGHSPAVVTGKPIDLGGSLGREAATGRGVVFATEALLAEHGNSIRDMTFVIQGFGNVGSWASRLIHERGGKIIAVSDITGAVKNASGIDIPELLRHKERTGSLKDFHGGDPMDPSELLVHECDVLIPCALGGVLNRENAADVKTKFIIEAANHPTDPEADEILSKRGVVILPDIYANSGGVTVSYFEWVQNIQGFMWEEDKVNNELRRYMIKAFYNIKSMCQTHNCNLRMGAFTLGVNRVARATLLRGWEA from the exons ATGAATTCTCTTGCTGCCACCAGCCGTAACTTCCGCAACGCTGCGCGTATTCTCGGCTTGGATTCTAAGGTCGAACGGAGTCTTTTGATCCCTTTTAGAGAGATCAAG GTGGAGTGTACCCTTCCGAAAGATGATGGAAGTCTCGTCACGTACGTTGGATTTAGAGTTCAACATGATAATGCACGTGGGCCCATGAAAGGAGGAATCAGATATCATCCTGAg GTTGATCCTGATGAAGTAAATGCTTTGGCTCAACTAATGACCTGGAAGACAGCTGTGGCAGACATACCATACGGAGGAGCGAAGGGTGGAATAGGATGTAACCCAAAAGAGTTAAGCATTAGTGAGCTGGAACGTCTAACTCGTGTCTTCACTCAGAAGATCCATGATCTCATCGGAACCCATGTTGACATACCAGCACCGGATATGGGCACCAATGCCCAG ACTATGGCATGGATTTTGGATGAGTACTCGAAATTTCATGGTCATTCTCCTGCTGTTGTCACAGGAAAGCCCATT gATCTCGGTGGATCATTGGGTAGAGAAGCTGCAACTGGGCGTGGTGTTGTTTTTGCAACAGAAGCTTTACTTGCTGAACATGGGAATTCAATAAGGGATATGACGTTTGTAATTCAG GGATTTGGTAATGTGGGTTCTTGGGCGTCTAGACTCATTCATGAGAGAGGTGGTAAGATCATCGCAGTAAGTGACATAACTGGTGCAGTTAAGAACGCAAGTGGAATTGATATTCCTGAATTGCTCAGGCATAAAGAAAGAACTGGTAGTTTGAAGGATTTTCATGGGGGAGATCCCATGGATCCTAGTGAGCTTCTTGTGCATGAATGTGATGTTCTCATACCTTGTGCTTTAGGTGGAGTTCTGAACAG GGAAAATGCTGCAGATGTGAAGACCAAGTTCATAATAGAGGCAGCAAACCATCCTACTGATCCTGAAGCAGACGAG ATACTATCCAAGAGAGGAGTTGTGATACTTCCTGACATCTATGCAAATTCTGGGGGTGTAACAGTTAGCTATTTCGAGTGGGTTCAG AATATTCAAGGTTTTATGTGGGAGGAAGATAAGGTGAACAATGAGCTTAGGAGGTATATGATTAAAGCTTTTTATAACATCAAGAGCATGTGTCAGACACACAATTGCAATCTCCGAATGGGTGCCTTCACACTTGGGGTGAATCGAGTAGCACGTGCCACCCTATTGAGGGGTTGGGAGGCATAA